One region of Trichoderma breve strain T069 chromosome 7 map unlocalized scaffold00007, whole genome shotgun sequence genomic DNA includes:
- a CDS encoding glycosyl hydrolase family 88 domain-containing protein produces the protein MPLTAHGFDAQEIHSKIQLLIHGLVNIKDETGEFLMTLADGRVIDTKGWNDWEWTHGVGLYGIWQYYQATGDPKYLQIIEDWFQNRFASGGTTKNINTMAAMLTLAYVYEKTKNPTYLLWLDSWAEWAYHDLERTKYGGMQHITYLEENDQQLWDDTLMMTVLPLAKIGLVLDRPHYVKEAKYQFLLHIQYLFDARTGLFFHGWSFNDGGHNFASARWARGNSWLTIVIPEIIELLDLASDDPFCIHLKSTLAAQCEALKAFQAPSGLWRTLLDIPEEDGSYQESSATAGFAFGLLKAQRKHYLKDEYRNVAFKAIQGVLSNINSDGQLLNTSFGTGMGSDLEFYKKIPITPMPYGQAMAILALVELLRIFI, from the coding sequence ATGCCACTCACCGCCCATGGATTTGACGCACAGGAGATACACTCCAAAATCCAACTCCTCATCCATGGACTCGTCAATATAAAGGATGAGACCGGAGAATTTCTCATGACTCTTGCCGATGGCCGAGTAATAGACACAAAGGGGTGGAATGACTGGGAGTGGACACATGGCGTCGGACTTTACGGAATATGGCAGTACTACCAGGCGACAGGGGATCCCAAATATCTTCAGATCATAGAGGATTGGTTCCAAAACCGATTTGCTTCTGGCGGTACTACCAAAAACATTAACACAATGGCAGCCATGCTCACCTTGGCTTATGTTTATGAGAAAACAAAGAACCCTACATATCTCCTCTGGCTCGATAGTTGGGCAGAGTGGGCATATCATGACCTGGAGCGAACAAAATACGGAGGAATGCAGCATATCACGTACTTGGAGGAAAACGATCAGCAGCTGTGGGACGACaccttgatgatgactgTGTTGCcgctggccaagattggACTTGTGCTAGATCGCCCTCATTATGTCAAAGAGGCAAAGTACCAGTTTCTGCTACATATTCAGTATCTATTTGATGCCAGGACaggcctcttcttccacggATGGTCGTTCAACGATGGAGGCCACAACTTTGCGTCGGCAAGATGGGCACGGGGTAATAGCTGGCTTACAATTGTGATACCAGAGATTATCGAATTGTTAGATCTAGCCTCCGATGACCCGTTCTGCATACATTTAAAATCCACGCTGGCTGCCCAATGTGAAGCATTAAAAGCTTTTCAAGCACCAAGCGGGCTTTGGCGCACTTTACTGGATATTCCAGAAGAGGATGGGTCTTACCAGGAGTCCAGTGCAACCGCTGGCTTTGCATTCGGCTTGCTAAAGGCACAACGCAAGCACTACCTGAAGGATGAATACAGAAATGTAGCATTCAAAGCAATTCAGGGTGTCCTGAGTAACATCAACTCCGATGGCCAACTGTTAAACACATCATTTGGAACGGGGATGGGATCAGATTTGGAGTTTTACAAGAAAATTCCCATTACGCCCATGCCATACGGCCAGGCGATGGCGATCTTGGCTCTCGTCGAGTTGCTCAGAATTTTCATTTAG
- a CDS encoding glycosyl hydrolases family 6 domain-containing protein, which translates to MVVGILATLATLATLAASVPLEERQSCSSVWGQCGGQNWAGPFCCASGSTCVYSNDYYSQCLPGAASSSSSTRASSTTSRVSSATSTRSSASTPPPASSTTPAPPVGSGTATYSGNPFVGVTPWANSFYASEVSTLAIPSLTGAMATAAAAVAKVPSFMWLDTLDKTPLMSSTLSDIRAANKAGGNYAGQFVVYDLPDRDCAAAASNGEYSIADGGVAKYKNYIDTIRGIVTTFSDIRILLVVEPDSLANLVTNLATPKCSNAQSAYLECINYAITQLNLPNVAMYLDAGHAGWLGWPANQDPAAQLFANVYKNASSPRAVRGLATNVANYNAWNITTAPSYTQGNAVYNEKLYIHAIGPLLANHGWSNAFFITDQGRSGKQPTGQQQWGDWCNAVGTGFGIRPSSNTGDSLLDSFVWVKPGGECDDALQPAPEAGSWFQAYFVQLLTNANPSFL; encoded by the exons ATGGTTGTAGGCATTCTTGCGACTCTGGCCACGCTGGCCACACTGGCAGCTAGCGTTCCCCTCGAGGAACGACAGTCTTGCTCAAGTGTTTG GGGTCAATGTGGTGGCCAAAACTGGGCTGGACCGTTCTGCTGTGCCTCCGGAAGCACTTGTGTGTATTCCAATGACTACTACTCTCAGTGTCTTCCTGGCGCGGCAAGCTCAAGTTCTTCCACTCGCGCCTCGTCGACAACTTCTCGGGTGTCGTCAGCAACATCGACTAGATCGAGCGCTTCAACGCCCCCTCCTGCCTCTTCAACTACCCCAGCACCGCCAGTGGGATCTGGAACGGCAACATACTCGGGTAACCCCTTTGTTGGAGTCACGCCTTGGGCCAATTCCTTTTATGCCTCCGAAGTCAGCACTTTGGCAATCCCAAGCTTGACAGGAGCTATGGCCACTGCTGCGGCCGCTGTGGCAAAGGTGCCATCTTTCATGTGGCT AGACACTCTGGACAAGACTCCTTTGATGAGCTCGACGTTGTCGGACATCCGTGCCGCAAACAAGGCCGGAGGCAATTACGCTGGACAATTTGTTGTCTACGACCTGCCAGATCGTGATtgtgccgccgccgcttcTAATGGTGAATATTCTATCGCCGATGGTGGTGTTGCCAAATACAAGAACTACATCGATACCATTCGTGGAATCGTCACCACCTTTTCCGACATTCGCATCCTTTTGGTTGTTG AGCCCGACTCTCTTGCCAACCTGGTTACTAACCTCGCCACCCCGAAGTGCTCAAACGCCCAATCTGCATACCTGGAATGCATTAATTACGCCATCACGCAGCTGAACCTTCCAAATGTTGCGATGTACTTGGATGCTGGCCACGCTGGATGGCTTGGATGGCCAGCAAACCAAGACCCAGCTGCCCAGTTGTTCGCAAACGTTTACAAGAATGCGTCATCTCCTCGAGCCGTCCGTGGATTGGCCACCAATGTGGCTAACTACAATGCGTGGAATATTACTACCGCCCCTTCATACACTCAAGGAAACGCTGTTTACAATGAGAAGCTGTATATTCACGCCATCGGACCCCTTCTTGCCAACCACGGCTGGTCAAACGCTTTCTTCATCACTGACCAAGGTCGGTCTGGCAAGCAGCCAACCGGGCAGCAACAGTGGGGTGACTGGTGCAATGCTGTTGGCACTGGATTTGGTATCCGTCCTTCTTCCAACACTGGAGACTCACTGTTGGATTCATTCGTCTGGGTCAAGCCAGGTGGCGAGTGCGATG ATGCTTTGCAGCCAGCACCTGAAGCCGGTTCTTGGTTCCAGGCTTATTTCGTGCAGCTTCTTACGAACGCGAACCCGTCATTCCTGTAG